Proteins co-encoded in one Papaver somniferum cultivar HN1 chromosome 5, ASM357369v1, whole genome shotgun sequence genomic window:
- the LOC113282390 gene encoding protein-L-isoaspartate O-methyltransferase 1-like, which translates to MPSSLFSAFACRCSTPLKPLLSTTTTPILRYSFLLPIQSKSSPPPASKPNNKKNPLFSNMERFLTTRVSKEKNKGLVANLKRYGVIRSPKVAEVMVNIDRGFFVPDGNAAYADSPMPIGFNATISAPHMHATCLELLTDNLLPGMRALDIGSGSGYLVACFASMVGPQGRAVGIEHIPELVSASIENIQKSAASPFLELGSLSVHVGDGRNGWPEFAPYDAIHVGAAATEIPKQLINQLKPGGRLVIPVGNIFQDLKVIDKNQDGSITVHDETAVRFVPLTSKDAQLRGY; encoded by the exons ATGCCGTCTTCACTGTTTTCAGCATTTGCTTGTCGCTGTTCCACGCCTCTCAAGCCTCTgctcagcaccaccaccacccctATCCTCCGCTACTCTTTTCTCCTTCCTATACAGTCAAAATCTTCTCCTCCTCCTGCTTCAAAACCAAATAATAAGAAAAATCCCTTGTTCTCGAATATGGAG CGGTTCTTGACGACTAGAGTTAGTAAGGAAAAGAACAAGGGATTGGTGGCAAATCTAAAGCGATATGGTGTAATTAGGTCGCCAAAGGTAGCTGAAGTGATGGTAAATATTGATAGAGGTTTCTTTGTACCTGATGGGAACGCGGCTTATGCAGATAGTCCAATGCCAATTGGTTTTAATGCCACTATTTCTGCACCTCATATGCATGCTACATGCCttgagttgttgacggataatttACTGCCTGGGATGCGGGCACTCGATATCGGTTCAG GATCTGGGTATTTGGTAGCATGTTTTGCAAGTATGGTTGGACCGCAAGGTCGTGCAGTGGGTATAGAGCATATCCCTGAGCTGGTTTCTGCTTCAATTGAGAATATCCAAAAAAGTGCTGCATCACCATTTCTGGAACTAGGTTCACTTTCTGTACATGTTGGTG ATGGTAGGAATGGTTGGCCGGAGTTTGCACCATACGATGCTATTCATGTAGGCGCAGCAGCTACAGAAATTCCAAAACAACTTATCAACCAGTTGAAGCCCGGGGGTAGACTGGTGATCCCAGTTGGTAACATCTTCCAGGATTTGAAGGTTATAGACAAGAACCAGGACGGCTCAATCACCGTGCACGATGAAACTGCTGTTCGCTTTGTACCACTGACTAGTAAAGATGCGCAACTGCGAGGTTATTGA
- the LOC113282389 gene encoding cytochrome P450 86B1-like — MPHLPLILMDYLVSHIKFSDVAVALLGLFVFSCIIQKVTNKGPMLWPVMGIIPTVFFHFNHTYEWVTEALIRSGGTFYYRGMWMGNAYGIITVDPSKLEYMLKTRFTNFPKGKYYRDRFFDLLGDGIFNADGDTWKEQRRAATLEMHSSRFVEYSFQTIQELVHIKLLKLIEKLVISKESIDLQDVFLRFTFDNVCTAAFGVDPGCLSIDLPDVPLAKAFERATELTLFRFTVPPFIWKAMKLFCFGSEKELKKAVGVVHKFADKAVCNRRTECYKSGSLSDRSDLLSRLTELRDVNRPTKYKFSERFLRDFCISFILAGRDTSSVALAWFFWLLSKNPQVEFKILNEINEILSHRKSKNEIMDVVFTLDELKQMEHLQAALSESLRLYPSVPLDLKEVQEDDFFPDGTMVKKGSRVLYSIYSMARIDGIWGKDCKEYRPERWIKDGKFVSENQFKYAVFNAGPRLCVGKRFAYLQMKMVAASVLLRYSVDVVKGQDVAPKLTTTLYMKKGLVVNFKPRE; from the coding sequence ATGCCGCATCTTCCTCTAATATTGATGGACTACTTAGTGTCTCATATCAAATTTAGTGATGTAGCTGTTGCGTTACTTGGTTTATTCGTATTCAGTTGTATAATTCAGAAAGTCACAAACAAAGGTCCAATGTTATGGCCAGTAATGGGAATAATACCTACAGTCTTCTTTCACTTCAATCACACTTATGAATGGGTAACTGAAGCTTTAATCAGAAGTGGTGGAACTTTTTACTACAGAGGCATGTGGATGGGTAACGCTTATGGAATTATTACTGTCGATCCTTCAAAACTCGAGTATATGCTTAAAACAAGGTTCACAAACTTCCCTAAAGGAAAATATTATAGGGATAGGTTCTTCGATTTACTTGGTGACGGTATTTTTAACGCTGATGGTGATACATGGAAGGAACAACGACGTGCTGCTACGTTAGAGATGCATTCGAGTCGGTTTGTAGAGTATTCTTTtcaaaccattcaagagttggtGCACATAAAGTTGTTAAAATTGATAGAGAAGCTGGTTATTTCTAAGGAGAGTATTGATCTTCAAGACGTTTTTCTGAGGTTTACGTTCGATAACGTTTGTACTGCAGCATTTGGAGTAGACCCTGGTTGTTTGAGTATCGATCTTCCCGATGTTCCTTTAGCCAAGGCATTCGAACGGGCCACAGAGCTGACTTTGTTTAGGTTCACCGTACCTCCTTTCATATGGAAAGCCATGAAGTTATTCTGTTTTGGTTCTGAGAAGGAGCTCAAAAAGGCAGTTGGAGTTGTTCATAAGTTTGCTGACAAGGCTGTGTGCAACAGGAGAACGGAGTGCTATAAATCGGGTAGCTTAAGTGATCGATCTGATTTATTGTCGCGGCTCACCGAGCTCAGAGATGTTAATCGACCAACCAAGTATAAATTCTCTGAAAGGTTCCTCAGAGACTTTTGTATAAGCTTTATCTTAGCAGGACGAGACACCAGTTCGGTAGCATTGGCATGGTTCTTCTGGCTTTTAAGCAAAAACCCACAAGTAGAGTTCAAAATATTGAACGAGATCAATGAAATTCTCAGCCATCGAAAATCCAAAAATGAAATCATGGACGTGGTATTTACTCTCGACGAACTGAAGCAAATGGAGCATCTTCAAGCAGCGCTTTCAGAATCACTGAGACTTTACCCGTCAGTTCCCTTGGATCTCAAAGAGGTGCAAGAGGACGACTTTTTTCCTGATGGAACCATGGTTAAGAAAGGGTCCAGGGTTCTTTACTCGATATATTCCATGGCCCGAATAGATGGAATTTGGGGGAAAGACTGCAAAGAGTACAGACCAGAGAGGTGGATTAAAGATGGTAAATTTGTGAGCGAGAATCAGTTTAAGTATGCTGTGTTCAATGCAGGGCCTAGGTTGTGTGTAGGAAAAAGGTTCGCTTACTTGCAGATGAAAATGGTTGCTGCTTCGGTCTTGTTGAGATACTCAGTTGATGTGGTTAAAGGTCAAGATGTAGCTCCAAAGCTGACTACTACGTTGTATATGAAGAAGGGGTTGGTTGTCAATTTCAAACCTAGAGAATGA